From a region of the Polynucleobacter corsicus genome:
- a CDS encoding formate dehydrogenase subunit gamma: MNRSFSSVSRSWLLALGVSLSLLSGLAMAERAPMPPLPSPSGIDYSKNLGAISDGTQAQSQPANSAQVGEQFLWNSANSDPYNFVSIPDKEASVLIQRAGQQWRVIRNGVITVYGGWLLAIAFFGIAALFIIKGPIKLHAPMSGQKIKRFNGFERFTHWVMAFSFIALALTGLMILYGKYFAMPLMGGVAYGTFLNICKNIHNYTGPLFTLSVVIFFLLFATRNIPGEGDLTWIKSFGGMLGGTHPPAGFFNFGEKIWFWFGMTFLGLVISGSGFVLDMIVPFMEVQYIRGTMQLANIVHSTASILMTTMAMGHIYIGSIGMQGSLDGMKTGYVDGTWAKEHHEIWYNKVNK, from the coding sequence ATGAATCGATCATTCTCTAGTGTTAGTCGCTCCTGGTTGCTAGCCCTTGGCGTATCGCTAAGTTTACTTAGCGGTCTTGCCATGGCAGAGCGTGCGCCAATGCCACCGCTACCATCTCCAAGTGGTATTGACTATTCGAAGAACCTCGGGGCTATCTCTGATGGTACCCAAGCTCAGTCTCAGCCTGCGAATTCTGCTCAGGTGGGTGAGCAGTTCCTTTGGAACTCAGCAAACAGTGATCCTTACAACTTTGTCAGCATTCCTGATAAAGAAGCGAGTGTGTTGATTCAACGAGCTGGTCAGCAGTGGCGCGTAATTCGTAATGGTGTTATCACTGTTTACGGCGGCTGGTTATTGGCGATTGCCTTCTTTGGCATTGCAGCGCTCTTTATCATTAAGGGCCCAATTAAGTTGCATGCACCAATGTCTGGCCAAAAAATCAAACGATTTAATGGCTTTGAGCGCTTTACTCATTGGGTGATGGCTTTTAGTTTTATCGCGCTTGCACTTACTGGCTTGATGATCTTATATGGCAAGTATTTTGCAATGCCACTCATGGGCGGCGTCGCATACGGTACCTTCTTAAATATTTGCAAAAATATTCACAACTATACTGGACCACTATTTACCCTTAGCGTTGTGATTTTCTTCTTGCTGTTTGCAACTAGAAATATTCCTGGAGAGGGTGATCTTACTTGGATTAAGTCATTCGGCGGTATGTTGGGTGGAACACACCCTCCTGCTGGCTTCTTTAACTTCGGTGAGAAAATCTGGTTCTGGTTTGGTATGACTTTCTTAGGTTTGGTTATCTCTGGATCTGGTTTTGTACTCGATATGATTGTCCCCTTTATGGAAGTTCAATACATCCGCGGAACCATGCAGTTAGCGAACATCGTTCACAGTACGGCCTCAATCTTGATGACTACGATGGCTATGGGTCATATCTACATCGGATCTATTGGTATGCAAGGTTCGCTCGATGGTATGAAGACGGGTTACGTTGACGGTACCTGGGCTAAAGAACACCATGAAATCTGGTACAACAAGGTTAATAAATAA
- the fdh3B gene encoding formate dehydrogenase FDH3 subunit beta, translating to MARMKFICDTERCIECNGCVTACKNDNEVPWGVNRRRVVTVNDGIIGKEKSISVACMHCSDAPCMAVCPVDCFYRTDEGVVLHDKDICIGCGYCSFACPFGAPQFLSKGAFGVRSKMDKCTFCSGGPEANGSVAEFEKYGRNRLAEGKLPLCAEMCSTKALIGGDSDVISSIYAKRVSVREANGRYPSKDIFGWSTAYGPMDSPAPKPTPADKIPGVKS from the coding sequence ATGGCAAGAATGAAATTTATTTGTGATACAGAACGATGCATCGAGTGCAATGGCTGTGTTACTGCTTGTAAGAACGATAACGAAGTACCTTGGGGCGTTAATCGTCGCCGTGTAGTCACGGTGAACGACGGCATCATCGGCAAGGAAAAGTCAATTTCAGTGGCATGTATGCACTGTTCAGATGCGCCTTGTATGGCTGTTTGTCCAGTGGATTGCTTTTATCGTACCGATGAAGGTGTGGTTTTGCATGACAAAGATATTTGCATCGGCTGTGGATACTGTTCCTTCGCCTGCCCATTTGGTGCACCTCAGTTCTTGAGCAAGGGTGCCTTCGGCGTCCGTAGCAAAATGGACAAGTGCACATTCTGTAGCGGCGGCCCAGAAGCGAACGGTAGCGTTGCCGAATTCGAAAAATATGGTCGTAACCGCTTAGCTGAAGGTAAGTTACCTTTATGTGCTGAGATGTGTTCTACCAAAGCATTGATTGGTGGAGATAGCGATGTAATTTCTAGTATTTATGCCAAGCGTGTTTCTGTACGTGAAGCAAATGGTAGGTATCCAAGTAAGGATATTTTCGGTTGGTCCACTGCTTACGGCCCAATGGATTCTCCTGCGCCAAAACCAACACCAGCTGACAAAATCCCAGGAGTCAAATCATGA
- a CDS encoding formate dehydrogenase subunit alpha — protein sequence MSLTRKSNTSQSSRSTPASRLIGSLSRGLQSAVPTMDRRTFLKRSGVGVGAGIAASQLSFVQKAVAEPNRAMLDGKGKIEVKRTVCSHCSVGCSTDATVENGVWVRQDSNFDSPINMGAYCAKGASLREHGHGEFRLRYPMKLVDGKYQKISWDQALTEITAQMKDLRTKYSPDSLFFIGSSKHSNEQAYLLRKWVSFFGTNNTDHQARICHSTTVAGVANTWGYGAMTNSYNDMMNSKAAMYIGSNAAEAHPVSMLSLLNAKENGCKVVVVDPRYTRTAAKSDQFVRIRSGTDIPFVFGVLYHIFNNGWEDKKYINDRVYGMDQIRKEVMEKWTPKNVEEACGVPEAEVYKVAETMAKNRPSTVVWCMGQTQHTTGNAVVRASCILQLALGNIGKSGGGTNIFRGHCNVQGATDVGPNPDSLPGYYGLAAGSWKHFSTVWDVDYEWIKGRYAPDMMEKSGTTVSRWVDAVLEKNDMIDQQTNVKGLFFWGHAANSQTRGLDMKRAMDKLDLLVVVDPYPTAVAAMAAMPPAEGNSVNKNRNVYLLPATTQFETNGTATASNRSIQWREKVIDPLFESVPDHVIMQAFADRLGFGQELSKNYKMLNSKFAGKQWKEPQIEDILREINRSCWTIGYTGQTPERIKAHMRMAGNFDPKTLKSRGGIDPVSGYDTTGDYYGLPWPCYGTAAIKHPGSPNLYDTSKSVMEGGGNFRANFGVEKDGENLLAEDGSYSKGSAIKTGYPEFDHVLVKKLGWWNQLTEDEQKAADGKNWKTDLSGGIQRVVMKNGCHPFGNAKARAVVWNFPDAIPTHREALYSTNEPMMRKYPTSADKKNFWRLPTLYKTLQDKNLSEKYYEKFPIILTSGRLVEYEGGGEETRSNPWLAELQQENFVEINPKAAEARGIKNWDYVWVKSPTGAKIKVRAMVTERVDQGTAFVPFHFSGWWQGADLRKYYPEGASPIILGEAVNTATTYGYDQVTMMQETKTTMCQIEKFA from the coding sequence ATGAGTCTGACTCGCAAATCTAATACTTCACAAAGCAGCCGTTCCACGCCTGCATCACGCCTCATTGGTAGCCTCTCACGCGGACTTCAGTCTGCGGTTCCAACGATGGATCGTCGAACCTTTTTAAAGCGCTCTGGCGTTGGTGTGGGTGCAGGAATTGCAGCTAGCCAACTGAGCTTCGTACAAAAAGCGGTTGCTGAGCCAAATAGAGCGATGTTAGATGGCAAGGGCAAGATTGAAGTGAAGAGAACGGTCTGTTCCCACTGCTCAGTAGGTTGCTCAACTGACGCTACTGTTGAGAACGGCGTTTGGGTTCGTCAAGATTCCAATTTTGATTCCCCAATCAATATGGGTGCTTATTGCGCCAAGGGTGCCTCACTACGTGAGCATGGTCACGGTGAATTCCGTCTCCGTTACCCAATGAAGCTAGTTGATGGCAAATACCAAAAGATTTCTTGGGATCAGGCCTTGACTGAAATCACTGCGCAGATGAAAGATCTCCGTACAAAATATAGCCCCGATTCTCTTTTCTTTATTGGTTCCTCTAAGCATAGCAACGAACAAGCCTACTTACTGCGTAAGTGGGTTTCTTTCTTTGGAACAAACAACACAGACCATCAGGCTCGTATTTGTCACTCCACTACAGTTGCCGGTGTTGCAAACACCTGGGGCTATGGCGCAATGACCAATAGCTATAACGACATGATGAACTCGAAGGCTGCCATGTATATTGGCTCCAACGCAGCGGAGGCTCATCCAGTATCGATGTTAAGTCTCCTAAATGCGAAGGAAAACGGTTGTAAGGTTGTTGTAGTTGATCCACGCTACACAAGAACAGCTGCTAAGTCTGATCAATTTGTCAGAATTCGTTCAGGTACCGACATTCCATTTGTTTTTGGGGTTCTGTACCATATTTTCAATAATGGCTGGGAAGATAAGAAGTACATCAATGACCGCGTATACGGCATGGATCAGATTCGTAAAGAAGTGATGGAGAAGTGGACGCCTAAGAACGTTGAGGAAGCTTGCGGCGTTCCAGAAGCGGAAGTGTACAAAGTTGCTGAGACCATGGCAAAAAACCGTCCAAGTACAGTTGTTTGGTGTATGGGTCAAACTCAGCACACAACTGGTAATGCTGTAGTTCGTGCTTCCTGTATTTTGCAATTAGCGCTTGGCAATATCGGCAAGTCTGGTGGCGGAACAAATATTTTCCGTGGTCACTGTAACGTTCAAGGCGCTACTGACGTTGGACCTAACCCGGATTCACTGCCAGGCTACTATGGCCTCGCAGCAGGCTCATGGAAGCACTTTTCCACCGTTTGGGATGTTGACTACGAGTGGATCAAAGGTCGCTATGCACCAGACATGATGGAGAAATCAGGCACTACTGTTTCCCGTTGGGTCGATGCAGTGTTGGAAAAGAATGACATGATTGATCAGCAAACCAATGTAAAAGGTTTGTTCTTCTGGGGTCACGCAGCTAACTCTCAAACCCGCGGCTTAGACATGAAGCGCGCGATGGACAAGTTAGATTTACTCGTTGTGGTGGATCCATACCCAACAGCAGTAGCTGCGATGGCAGCGATGCCACCTGCAGAAGGTAATTCTGTTAACAAGAATCGCAACGTATACCTTTTGCCTGCTACAACTCAGTTTGAGACAAACGGAACTGCTACAGCATCTAATCGCTCGATTCAGTGGCGTGAGAAGGTCATTGACCCATTGTTCGAATCCGTACCTGACCATGTGATCATGCAAGCTTTTGCTGATCGCCTTGGTTTTGGCCAAGAGCTCTCTAAAAATTATAAGATGCTCAATTCCAAGTTTGCCGGTAAACAGTGGAAAGAGCCACAGATTGAGGATATCCTGCGTGAAATCAATCGCTCTTGCTGGACGATTGGATACACAGGGCAAACTCCTGAGCGCATCAAAGCTCACATGAGAATGGCTGGCAATTTTGATCCCAAGACACTTAAATCTCGGGGTGGCATTGATCCGGTAAGCGGCTATGACACAACAGGCGATTACTATGGTTTGCCTTGGCCTTGCTATGGCACTGCAGCTATCAAGCATCCAGGCTCACCAAACCTCTATGACACTAGTAAGTCTGTGATGGAGGGTGGTGGTAACTTCCGCGCTAACTTTGGCGTAGAAAAAGATGGTGAAAACCTCCTTGCTGAAGATGGTTCTTACTCGAAAGGTTCTGCCATCAAGACTGGCTACCCAGAGTTTGACCATGTACTTGTCAAAAAACTAGGCTGGTGGAATCAGTTAACTGAGGATGAGCAAAAAGCTGCCGATGGTAAAAACTGGAAGACGGACTTATCAGGTGGTATTCAGCGCGTTGTCATGAAAAATGGTTGTCATCCATTTGGTAATGCGAAAGCGCGTGCAGTGGTGTGGAATTTCCCAGACGCTATTCCAACTCACCGCGAGGCGCTCTACAGTACCAACGAGCCAATGATGCGTAAATACCCAACATCTGCGGATAAGAAAAACTTCTGGCGCTTGCCAACGCTGTACAAAACGCTGCAAGATAAAAACTTGAGCGAGAAGTACTACGAGAAGTTCCCAATCATCCTGACTTCAGGTCGTTTGGTTGAGTATGAGGGCGGTGGTGAGGAAACGCGTTCTAATCCCTGGTTGGCAGAGTTGCAGCAAGAAAACTTTGTGGAAATTAATCCAAAAGCTGCTGAAGCTCGCGGCATTAAGAACTGGGATTACGTGTGGGTTAAATCACCAACAGGCGCCAAGATCAAAGTACGTGCGATGGTTACTGAGCGCGTAGATCAAGGAACTGCTTTTGTGCCGTTCCACTTCTCTGGCTGGTGGCAAGGCGCTGACTTGCGCAAGTACTATCCAGAAGGTGCGTCACCAATTATTCTGGGCGAGGCAGTTAACACTGCAACCACCTATGGATATGACCAAGTGACGATGATGCAAGAGACGAAAACCACCATGTGCCAAATCGAAAAATTTGCCTAA
- a CDS encoding formate dehydrogenase — protein MSAKSTAVVNEENKPSRRKFFIGAGATVGAVAIASQTPIGKAVIQEIGSTVKGKDDGYQLTAHIRKYYETTML, from the coding sequence ATGAGCGCCAAATCTACAGCCGTAGTAAACGAAGAAAACAAGCCTTCCCGCAGGAAGTTTTTCATCGGGGCAGGTGCCACTGTTGGTGCCGTAGCAATAGCCTCCCAAACGCCTATTGGCAAAGCAGTGATTCAAGAAATTGGCAGCACAGTAAAGGGTAAAGATGATGGCTATCAACTCACTGCGCACATTCGTAAGTATTACGAAACCACCATGCTTTAA
- a CDS encoding TorD/DmsD family molecular chaperone, whose product MSEQIKESSVTEVGDVGLPEDLARADLYGLIARLFHEAPDQELLDQIVSSIPEGQEAQSEDAPLAKVWQNLVEIAKANSAKAWQDEFDQNFISVGRPIIILNGSFYMAGYLNERPLVEIRRALDAFGLESAEEISETEDHISALCEVMRYLIAGDDVEISNLTNQRVFFNDHIRPWHDDLFDAIDAVPEMRLYHSVASLAREFLAIEGQGFDMI is encoded by the coding sequence ATGAGTGAACAGATAAAAGAAAGCTCCGTAACCGAAGTGGGTGATGTGGGCTTACCGGAAGATTTGGCTAGAGCAGATTTATACGGCTTGATTGCGAGACTCTTTCATGAGGCGCCTGATCAGGAGTTGTTGGATCAAATCGTTTCCTCTATTCCTGAGGGGCAAGAGGCTCAGTCTGAAGATGCCCCTTTAGCTAAGGTTTGGCAGAATTTGGTCGAAATAGCTAAAGCCAATTCCGCTAAAGCTTGGCAGGATGAGTTTGATCAGAACTTCATCAGTGTTGGACGACCTATCATTATTCTGAACGGCTCTTTTTACATGGCCGGTTATTTAAACGAGAGGCCATTGGTAGAAATCCGCCGCGCTTTAGATGCTTTTGGTTTGGAATCTGCCGAGGAGATCTCTGAGACTGAAGATCATATTTCTGCGCTCTGCGAAGTGATGCGATATCTAATCGCAGGTGATGATGTAGAGATATCCAACCTTACAAATCAAAGGGTCTTTTTTAACGACCACATTCGGCCATGGCATGACGACTTATTCGATGCAATCGATGCGGTCCCCGAGATGCGTCTTTATCACTCGGTCGCCTCTCTGGCTAGGGAATTCCTTGCTATTGAAGGTCAAGGCTTTGACATGATTTGA
- a CDS encoding 4Fe-4S dicluster domain-containing protein, with amino-acid sequence MSQKLVCNCNGTMPLDAKALGVPVHTSLCRQEVGIAIQAMNGDDSLVIACTQEGALFNELAEQSEKPLISPLRFVNIREVAGWTQEAKTSGPKIAALLALADMPEAEPVPVVNYESQGRLLIVGPGNQALPWAEKLSDSLDVSVLCTEPGALPIARNFPTYTGEVTKLDGYLGHFTVDWNLQNPIDPEMCTRCGACVEVCPEGAIDDSFQIDLNKCKSHRDCITACAGIGAINFDRVDRQRSSEFDLVMDLRAKPQMRMSQTPQGYFAPGQDPFEQSLVANQLLGLIGEFEKPKYFVYNEKVCAHGRNGKVGCNACIDVCSTGAISSLFKNGQGTVDVNPNLCMGCGACSTVCPSGAMRYNYPSVPHQGKEIKTLATVFTAESAKAKKSSAPTLLLHTLKAGTQALDSLGRSAHLRPKQFEGLPSFVLPYGIEHIASTGLDLWLGALSYGFGEVVLLLTGDEDPSYRAALETQIDLGNAILAAYGFDARLSQIQLESTSDLQPASQAMSKLRQRGALSAICSPASFGLSNQKRETIETVLEHLQKQAKVPLPTEGAVLPQSSFLGGLKINQDACTLCMSCVGSCPEGALLDNLDEPKLSFIEKQCVQCGICVQTCPEQALALDPRLQTVEQRKQKVELNETKPFHCIGCGKVFGTAKMVDLMLMKLGAHSAFAGEALERLKMCSDCRVVDMVKKET; translated from the coding sequence ATGAGTCAAAAACTAGTCTGTAATTGCAACGGAACCATGCCTTTAGATGCAAAGGCACTGGGTGTACCGGTTCACACCTCTTTGTGCAGGCAAGAAGTGGGCATCGCTATTCAGGCAATGAATGGTGATGACTCACTCGTGATCGCTTGTACTCAAGAGGGCGCCTTATTTAACGAGTTAGCAGAGCAATCCGAGAAGCCATTGATATCGCCACTACGCTTTGTCAATATTCGCGAGGTGGCTGGATGGACTCAAGAGGCTAAAACTTCCGGACCCAAGATTGCAGCTTTACTTGCCTTAGCGGATATGCCAGAAGCCGAGCCCGTACCAGTGGTAAATTACGAAAGCCAGGGGCGCTTACTCATTGTTGGGCCTGGAAATCAGGCCTTGCCTTGGGCTGAAAAATTGAGCGACTCTCTTGATGTCTCAGTGCTGTGTACCGAGCCAGGAGCATTACCGATTGCCAGAAATTTCCCGACTTACACAGGCGAAGTAACCAAGCTTGATGGCTACCTTGGCCACTTCACGGTCGACTGGAATTTACAAAATCCCATTGATCCAGAGATGTGCACTCGTTGTGGAGCTTGTGTTGAAGTCTGCCCAGAAGGTGCGATTGACGACTCTTTCCAGATTGATCTAAACAAATGTAAGTCTCACCGTGATTGCATCACAGCCTGTGCTGGTATTGGAGCAATTAATTTTGATCGAGTAGATCGTCAGCGTAGCTCTGAGTTTGACTTAGTTATGGATTTGCGCGCTAAGCCTCAAATGCGCATGAGTCAAACTCCGCAAGGCTACTTTGCCCCAGGCCAGGATCCATTTGAGCAATCTCTGGTGGCAAATCAATTGCTCGGATTAATTGGTGAGTTTGAGAAGCCTAAATACTTTGTTTATAACGAAAAAGTTTGCGCCCATGGTCGCAATGGCAAAGTAGGGTGCAATGCCTGTATCGACGTCTGCTCCACCGGTGCTATATCTTCTTTGTTCAAGAACGGACAAGGCACAGTTGATGTCAACCCGAATCTTTGTATGGGTTGTGGGGCTTGCTCAACAGTTTGTCCATCCGGTGCAATGCGCTACAACTATCCAAGCGTGCCGCATCAGGGTAAAGAAATTAAAACGCTGGCTACGGTATTTACTGCCGAGAGTGCTAAAGCTAAGAAATCTTCTGCCCCAACTCTATTACTTCACACGCTCAAGGCGGGAACTCAGGCCTTAGATTCTCTCGGACGATCTGCGCACCTCAGACCAAAACAATTTGAGGGCTTGCCATCCTTTGTGCTGCCCTACGGAATCGAGCATATCGCCTCTACTGGTTTGGATTTATGGCTTGGCGCGCTTAGCTACGGCTTTGGTGAAGTAGTGTTGTTGCTAACGGGCGATGAAGATCCAAGTTATCGAGCTGCCCTAGAAACTCAAATCGATTTGGGTAATGCTATTTTGGCTGCCTATGGATTTGATGCCAGACTGTCGCAAATACAGCTGGAATCCACCTCTGATCTTCAGCCAGCTTCGCAGGCGATGAGCAAACTTCGCCAGCGTGGCGCTTTATCCGCTATTTGTTCTCCCGCTAGCTTTGGTTTATCCAATCAAAAGAGAGAAACGATTGAAACGGTCTTGGAGCATTTGCAAAAGCAAGCGAAAGTACCGTTGCCAACCGAGGGAGCAGTTTTACCGCAGTCATCTTTTCTGGGTGGCCTAAAAATTAACCAGGATGCTTGCACGCTATGCATGTCCTGTGTGGGTAGCTGTCCTGAAGGCGCTTTGCTCGATAACTTAGATGAGCCCAAACTTTCCTTTATTGAAAAGCAGTGCGTCCAATGCGGCATTTGCGTTCAAACTTGCCCAGAGCAGGCTTTGGCTTTAGATCCTCGCTTACAAACGGTGGAACAGCGCAAGCAAAAGGTAGAACTCAACGAGACCAAGCCTTTTCATTGCATCGGCTGTGGAAAAGTATTTGGTACAGCAAAAATGGTCGATCTGATGCTGATGAAGCTGGGCGCTCACAGTGCCTTTGCTGGAGAGGCTTTAGAAAGACTCAAAATGTGCAGTGATTGTCGTGTTGTAGATATGGTGAAAAAAGAAACATGA
- a CDS encoding DUF3306 domain-containing protein, with the protein MADGFLSRWSRRKLGEDIEPEKKPGELAKEKLAVSPQTIQQSTELEDTPPPASLDDVEKIDRLAPDFSAFMQPGVDPAVQQAAMKKMFSDPHFNIMDGLDIYIDDYSKPDPIPLEMLKRMVQSDMLNIFRKDDDGEPETASVVSIDSPGSQDPTLPAPDQTNLTSTPTSIEEVGNQASIPVDKKTS; encoded by the coding sequence ATGGCTGATGGTTTTTTAAGTCGATGGTCGCGTCGCAAGTTAGGCGAGGACATTGAACCTGAGAAAAAACCAGGCGAGCTCGCAAAGGAAAAATTAGCTGTCAGTCCGCAGACTATCCAGCAATCAACCGAGCTTGAAGATACTCCGCCGCCTGCTTCATTAGATGATGTTGAAAAGATAGATCGCTTAGCACCAGATTTTTCAGCCTTTATGCAACCTGGAGTTGATCCAGCAGTACAGCAAGCAGCAATGAAGAAAATGTTTTCAGACCCGCACTTCAATATCATGGATGGTCTAGACATTTATATCGATGATTATTCAAAGCCAGACCCGATTCCCCTAGAGATGCTTAAGCGTATGGTTCAGTCGGATATGTTGAACATCTTCCGCAAGGATGATGATGGTGAACCTGAGACTGCTAGCGTTGTTAGCATCGATAGTCCAGGATCCCAAGACCCAACTTTGCCCGCTCCTGATCAGACTAATTTAACATCCACACCAACATCGATTGAGGAAGTGGGTAATCAAGCCTCCATACCCGTGGATAAAAAAACCAGTTAA
- a CDS encoding DUF3305 domain-containing protein codes for MRFAVIMRKQFIDNPWISYRWAPHEVLPDFGQFISTSIAGDKISGQFLGRDEQGESWLFTGYELNLYPDEAEGYYLNLSATLPAWFVMWRLEEDVERYIDAQSIDLAKTEPTFAIPHRISVSYNEAGRLLDGGESVDSVLLSTEHASWLQEYVNEHYRPEPKKRHRPESFKGANRPVED; via the coding sequence ATGCGTTTTGCTGTGATCATGCGCAAGCAGTTTATTGATAACCCGTGGATTTCGTATCGGTGGGCGCCGCACGAGGTATTGCCGGATTTTGGGCAATTTATTAGTACATCCATAGCAGGCGATAAGATCTCTGGACAATTTCTTGGGCGCGATGAGCAAGGTGAGTCCTGGTTATTTACTGGGTACGAACTGAATCTTTATCCGGATGAGGCTGAAGGCTACTACCTCAATTTATCAGCAACTCTTCCTGCTTGGTTCGTGATGTGGCGCCTTGAGGAAGATGTTGAGAGATACATAGACGCACAGTCTATTGACTTGGCTAAAACAGAGCCCACGTTTGCCATTCCCCATCGCATCAGCGTAAGCTACAACGAAGCAGGGCGTCTATTGGATGGCGGTGAATCGGTCGATAGTGTACTTTTGTCTACAGAGCATGCCTCTTGGTTACAAGAGTATGTCAATGAACATTACCGTCCTGAACCAAAAAAGCGCCATCGTCCTGAATCATTCAAGGGTGCAAATCGCCCAGTGGAGGATTGA
- the apbC gene encoding iron-sulfur cluster carrier protein ApbC, with protein sequence MSLTVETVQAALKGLIDPNTKIDFVTSKSVKNLRVDGGDVSLDIVLGYPAKSQFDAIRKSVIAVLRELPELKNVSVNVSSQIVAHSVQRGVKLLPNVKNIIAVASGKGGVGKSTTAVNLALALAAEGAQVGMLDADIYGPSQPMMLGITGRPESIEENTMEPMEGHGLQASSIGFLIDNDAPMVWRGPMVTSALEQLLRQTRWRDLDYLIVDMPPGTGDIQLTLAQKVPVTGAVIVTTPQDIALLDARKGLKMFEKVGVPIVGIIENMSTYICPSCGHEEHVFGTGGGQKMCQEYGADFLGSLPLNLSIREQADAGRPTVVADPDGAISEIYKTIARRVAIKVAALSKDMSNKFPNIVVQNT encoded by the coding sequence GTGTCGCTTACTGTAGAGACTGTGCAAGCAGCACTAAAGGGTCTGATTGACCCAAATACTAAAATTGATTTCGTAACATCTAAGAGTGTTAAAAACTTACGCGTGGATGGTGGCGATGTTAGCTTGGATATTGTTTTAGGCTATCCAGCAAAAAGCCAATTTGATGCTATTCGTAAATCGGTAATTGCTGTGCTCCGTGAATTGCCTGAGCTTAAAAACGTCAGCGTGAATGTGAGCAGCCAAATCGTTGCGCATTCCGTTCAGCGCGGCGTCAAACTATTGCCTAATGTAAAAAACATTATTGCTGTAGCCAGTGGTAAGGGTGGAGTCGGAAAGTCAACCACCGCTGTTAATCTCGCTTTAGCTTTAGCGGCTGAAGGTGCGCAAGTAGGCATGCTGGATGCAGATATCTACGGCCCAAGCCAGCCGATGATGTTGGGTATTACCGGTAGACCAGAATCTATTGAAGAAAACACGATGGAGCCTATGGAAGGTCATGGCCTCCAAGCGAGTTCGATTGGTTTCTTGATTGATAACGATGCGCCTATGGTTTGGCGTGGTCCGATGGTGACCTCTGCCTTGGAGCAACTACTGCGTCAAACCCGTTGGCGTGATCTCGACTATTTGATCGTGGATATGCCTCCTGGTACCGGCGATATTCAACTCACGCTTGCTCAGAAGGTGCCTGTTACAGGTGCGGTGATTGTGACTACGCCTCAAGACATTGCTTTGCTGGACGCGCGCAAGGGTCTCAAGATGTTTGAAAAGGTGGGTGTGCCGATTGTGGGCATCATCGAAAATATGAGTACCTATATTTGCCCCAGTTGCGGTCATGAAGAGCATGTATTCGGTACGGGCGGTGGCCAAAAGATGTGCCAAGAATATGGCGCAGACTTTTTGGGTTCATTACCCCTAAACTTATCGATACGTGAGCAGGCGGATGCAGGTCGTCCAACAGTTGTAGCGGATCCCGATGGCGCTATCAGCGAAATTTATAAAACGATTGCAAGACGTGTTGCTATTAAAGTAGCAGCGCTATCTAAAGATATGAGCAATAAATTTCCGAACATTGTGGTTCAGAACACCTAA
- a CDS encoding heavy-metal-associated domain-containing protein gives MFTLKVSGMTCGGCINAVTRAVQAEDPRAQVQVDLATQVVTLDTTLSPELASGLIRDAGFPVSH, from the coding sequence ATGTTTACGCTCAAGGTTTCAGGGATGACTTGTGGCGGCTGCATCAACGCTGTCACTCGGGCTGTACAAGCCGAAGATCCTCGGGCTCAGGTTCAAGTGGACTTGGCGACTCAGGTGGTTACGCTGGATACGACCCTTTCTCCCGAGTTAGCCTCCGGGCTCATAAGGGATGCTGGATTTCCAGTTTCACATTAA